The Candidatus Acidiferrales bacterium genome has a segment encoding these proteins:
- the can gene encoding carbonate dehydratase, translating into MRTLKHLFENNKRWAERLKANDPEFFSRLANQQSPKYLWIGCSDSRVPATEVVDLLPGEIFVHRNIANLVVHTDFNCLSVIQFAVEILKVKDIIVCGHYGCGGVKAAMENSEQGLLSNWLQHIRDLYIQHGIELESRFDEKLRHNLLCELNVMEQVWNVSQTTFVQNAWKDKEELNVHGWIYGLSDGILKDLDITVTNGEEALLIRKQM; encoded by the coding sequence ATGAGAACATTAAAACATTTATTTGAAAACAATAAGAGGTGGGCTGAAAGATTGAAGGCAAATGATCCTGAATTTTTCTCCAGGCTGGCAAATCAGCAGTCGCCGAAATATCTCTGGATCGGGTGTTCGGATAGCCGCGTTCCCGCAACGGAGGTTGTGGATCTTCTTCCAGGCGAAATATTCGTACATAGAAATATCGCCAACCTTGTTGTGCACACGGATTTCAACTGTCTTTCGGTCATTCAATTTGCGGTCGAGATACTGAAGGTGAAGGACATAATTGTCTGCGGACACTACGGTTGCGGCGGAGTCAAAGCCGCGATGGAAAATTCGGAACAGGGCCTCCTGAGCAATTGGCTTCAGCATATCAGGGATTTATACATTCAACACGGGATAGAATTGGAGTCGCGGTTTGACGAGAAGCTCCGCCATAACCTTCTCTGTGAGCTCAACGTCATGGAGCAGGTTTGGAATGTCTCTCAGACAACATTTGTCCAGAACGCATGGAAAGACAAAGAGGAATTGAACGTGCATGGCTGGATATACGGTTTAAGCGACGGGATACTGAAAGATCTGGATATCACCGTTACAAACGGGGAAGAAGCGTTGCTCATCAGAAAACAAATGTAA
- a CDS encoding aminotransferase class V-fold PLP-dependent enzyme encodes MTIKKSGNKKIGKSEVEKSKNGGRKNIRKNSVPVSHVFEKDSLAVFRSALDELEKGFFKLPSATTSIKNKGEFEKTILKVAERLADNYPYFHPLYAGQMLKPPHPIARVAYMLAMWINPNNHALDGGRASSAMEKEAVAEIAKMFGWEGHVGHLTGGGTMANLEALWIADQLNPGKKVVASEQAHYTHSRISNTLGLKFESIPCDTEGRMDIKSLKNILEDGDVKTVVVTIGTTATGAVDPLSQILELRERYDFRIHADAAYGGYFILADNLSRETRESFDRLSEVDSIVVDPHKHGLQPYGCGCVIFRDPAVARFYKHDSPYTYFTSTELHLGEISLECSRAGASAVALWATQEFLPLISGGEFAKSLGAGREAALELHRRLEADHRFLTTSRPELDIIVWAPKAEAVSKASERSKNIFKEAAKRNLHLALAELPTKFFDLSSAGMEPDRESIGCLRSVLMKPEHLAWIDDIWRILDEATNAILNDERKIQG; translated from the coding sequence TTGACGATAAAAAAATCAGGAAATAAGAAAATAGGAAAGTCGGAAGTCGAGAAATCTAAAAACGGAGGCAGGAAGAACATTCGAAAAAATAGTGTTCCGGTTTCGCACGTTTTTGAGAAGGATTCGCTGGCTGTTTTCCGTTCGGCCCTGGATGAATTGGAAAAAGGTTTTTTCAAACTTCCTTCGGCCACGACTTCGATTAAGAACAAGGGCGAGTTCGAGAAGACGATTCTCAAGGTGGCTGAGCGACTCGCGGATAACTACCCTTACTTTCATCCGCTGTACGCGGGTCAGATGTTGAAGCCGCCGCATCCAATCGCCCGCGTCGCATATATGCTGGCGATGTGGATCAACCCGAACAACCACGCCCTCGACGGTGGACGCGCAAGTTCTGCGATGGAAAAGGAAGCAGTCGCAGAAATTGCAAAAATGTTTGGATGGGAAGGACATGTCGGTCACCTCACCGGCGGCGGAACGATGGCAAACCTCGAAGCATTGTGGATTGCGGATCAATTAAATCCAGGCAAGAAAGTTGTCGCCTCGGAACAGGCCCACTATACCCATTCGCGGATCAGTAATACTCTTGGTCTGAAGTTCGAATCTATTCCATGCGATACTGAGGGAAGGATGGATATCAAGTCTTTGAAAAACATTTTAGAAGACGGCGACGTAAAGACTGTCGTTGTTACGATCGGCACGACTGCAACCGGGGCTGTTGATCCGCTATCTCAAATCCTCGAACTCCGCGAGCGATATGACTTCCGGATTCATGCGGACGCAGCTTACGGCGGATATTTTATTTTGGCTGATAACTTGAGTCGTGAAACAAGAGAATCTTTCGACAGGTTGTCCGAAGTTGATTCCATAGTCGTCGATCCCCACAAACACGGCCTTCAACCATACGGATGCGGGTGTGTAATATTCCGAGATCCGGCCGTAGCAAGATTCTATAAGCATGATTCGCCCTATACATATTTCACTTCAACCGAACTTCATCTTGGTGAGATAAGTCTGGAATGCTCGCGTGCCGGAGCATCGGCGGTTGCTCTTTGGGCTACTCAAGAATTCTTGCCGCTTATCAGCGGCGGTGAGTTTGCCAAGTCTCTCGGTGCCGGAAGGGAAGCAGCTCTGGAGTTGCATCGAAGGCTCGAGGCGGATCATAGATTTCTTACTACCTCTCGACCGGAGCTTGATATTATTGTGTGGGCACCAAAAGCAGAAGCTGTCAGCAAAGCTTCCGAGCGATCTAAAAATATTTTTAAGGAAGCTGCTAAACGAAATCTTCACCTTGCCCTTGCTGAACTGCCGACAAAATTTTTTGATTTGTCCTCTGCAGGGATGGAGCCAGATCGTGAATCGATAGGATGCCTTCGTTCTGTTTTGATGAAGCCCGAACATTTGGCGTGGATAGACGATATTTGGAGAATCCTGGATGAAGCGACTAATGCCATTTTGAATGATGAACGGAAGATCCAAGGATAG
- a CDS encoding hemerythrin domain-containing protein, with translation MGMLYEYLARDHERLDDLLERSVTEQGKIDMKAYADFRQGLLKHIGIEEKIILPAIARLQNGKQAEVAARLRLDHGALVALMVPSPTTQIVATIRSILRVHNALEEKEGGLYQLIEQLAGSEADDLLKKVRNYPEVPVNPYNDRPVVFDAARRAVERAGYKAMF, from the coding sequence ATGGGAATGCTGTACGAATATCTGGCGCGTGATCATGAGAGGCTCGATGATTTGTTGGAACGCTCAGTCACAGAACAGGGGAAAATCGACATGAAAGCTTATGCGGACTTTCGTCAAGGGCTGCTTAAACATATTGGCATAGAAGAAAAGATAATCTTGCCGGCTATCGCACGGCTTCAAAACGGAAAGCAGGCAGAGGTTGCTGCTCGGCTTCGCCTGGATCATGGGGCACTCGTTGCTCTTATGGTCCCTTCTCCGACGACGCAGATCGTTGCGACAATCCGCTCGATTCTGCGAGTCCATAACGCGCTCGAGGAAAAAGAAGGCGGACTGTACCAGCTTATCGAACAGCTTGCCGGCAGTGAAGCTGATGATCTTCTCAAGAAGGTAAGAAACTATCCTGAAGTGCCAGTGAACCCATACAACGATCGGCCGGTAGTCTTCGATGCTGCCCGTCGTGCGGTCGAGAGGGCGGGTTATAAAGCCATGTTCTGA
- a CDS encoding methyl-accepting chemotaxis protein: MKLLESVKKSIRSQIVASVALILAMIVVFVALYYPIRQRLDSKRTVESQVTTLSEMLSFSVGMGLGESNFNLVQIAFKWAQKDKNVIYISIQDDKDLEIVTYNPTNIKVNSVTMQDPDQVTETSNGLMACSTVKYKDAPLGKIILVYSLHEVNNAILMNSGLSVVVILSIFVGGIFAILWLTKIITRQIDKLNSAVKQVADGNLEVDLEIESNDEIGILAASFKRMTESIKDVNDMLKREKDSISLRVEEAIKDSEEQKKYLSESVARILQEMERFADGDLTVCLDVENDDEIGRLYNGFNKAIVNIRSMLVKVSEAAAATASASHEISSSTEEMATGAQEQSSQASEVANGVEEMTKTILETTKNASIAAESARNAGSIAQEGGKDVAESIDGMNRIAGRVKKSAEMVQALGRSSDEIGKIIQVIDDIANQTNLLALNAAIEAARAGDYGRGFAVVADEVRNLAERTTSATKEITSMIKQIQRDTAEAVNSMESGTKEVDKGKDLTDKAGKSLQRIITAAREVVDVITQVAAASEEQSASAEQITKNIDAISNVTLENANVVGQIARSSEDLSKLTLNLQDLVSRFRVEGSSGTLPNEKKAGDAKGNYVVRSNGKIVKSK; this comes from the coding sequence ATGAAGTTACTGGAGTCAGTTAAGAAGTCGATACGCTCACAGATTGTTGCGTCGGTGGCCCTGATACTGGCCATGATTGTTGTCTTTGTTGCTCTGTATTATCCGATAAGGCAAAGATTGGACAGCAAGAGGACAGTGGAATCGCAGGTCACGACGCTTAGCGAAATGCTTTCATTCTCGGTCGGGATGGGGTTGGGCGAAAGCAATTTCAATCTGGTTCAGATCGCATTTAAATGGGCACAGAAGGACAAAAATGTAATATATATATCCATCCAAGACGATAAGGACCTCGAGATCGTTACATATAACCCTACCAACATCAAGGTAAATTCGGTAACGATGCAGGACCCGGATCAGGTGACGGAGACCAGCAACGGCTTGATGGCATGCTCGACCGTGAAATATAAGGATGCTCCTCTCGGAAAAATTATTTTGGTTTATTCTCTGCATGAAGTAAACAACGCTATCTTGATGAACTCGGGACTGTCCGTGGTGGTAATCTTGTCAATATTTGTGGGAGGTATTTTCGCGATTCTTTGGCTTACGAAAATCATAACACGGCAGATAGATAAACTCAACAGTGCGGTGAAGCAGGTGGCTGACGGCAACCTGGAAGTGGATTTGGAGATCGAGAGTAATGATGAAATCGGGATACTGGCAGCTTCTTTCAAAAGAATGACTGAGAGTATAAAAGATGTGAACGATATGTTAAAAAGGGAAAAGGACAGTATTTCTCTGAGAGTGGAAGAGGCCATAAAAGATTCGGAAGAACAAAAGAAATATCTGTCGGAATCGGTCGCAAGAATTCTTCAGGAGATGGAAAGGTTTGCCGATGGTGACTTGACCGTCTGTCTCGACGTCGAAAATGACGACGAGATAGGGAGACTTTACAATGGATTTAACAAGGCTATAGTAAATATCAGATCGATGCTAGTCAAGGTGTCTGAGGCCGCAGCTGCAACAGCAAGCGCAAGTCATGAAATATCTTCCAGCACTGAAGAGATGGCAACGGGTGCCCAGGAGCAAAGCTCGCAAGCCTCCGAGGTAGCGAATGGGGTCGAAGAGATGACTAAGACAATACTTGAGACGACGAAAAACGCATCGATCGCCGCGGAATCAGCAAGGAATGCTGGTAGCATTGCACAGGAAGGCGGCAAAGATGTAGCTGAGTCTATCGATGGGATGAACCGGATTGCAGGTAGAGTCAAGAAATCAGCAGAGATGGTCCAAGCCTTGGGGCGAAGTAGCGACGAGATAGGCAAGATCATACAAGTAATTGATGACATAGCCAACCAGACCAATTTGCTTGCGTTGAATGCTGCCATAGAAGCTGCTAGGGCAGGAGATTACGGAAGGGGATTCGCAGTAGTCGCTGATGAAGTGAGGAATTTGGCGGAACGAACGACGAGTGCAACGAAAGAAATAACGTCCATGATCAAACAGATTCAAAGAGATACAGCTGAGGCAGTGAACTCAATGGAAAGTGGCACAAAGGAAGTAGACAAAGGAAAGGATTTGACAGATAAAGCGGGGAAATCCTTGCAGCGTATCATTACGGCCGCGCGCGAAGTCGTGGATGTAATCACACAGGTGGCGGCGGCAAGCGAAGAGCAATCAGCGTCAGCGGAACAGATCACCAAGAATATTGATGCAATAAGTAATGTGACACTGGAAAACGCGAACGTTGTTGGGCAAATTGCCCGTTCTTCGGAGGATCTCAGTAAGTTGACTTTGAACCTGCAGGATTTAGTTTCAAGATTCAGGGTTGAGGGTTCATCCGGGACACTTCCCAATGAAAAGAAAGCAGGAGACGCAAAAGGCAATTACGTCGTTCGCTCAAATGGTAAGATAGTGAAATCCAAATAA
- a CDS encoding TonB-dependent receptor, whose product MTKNLTTALSVFFLFAANAFSQTQQAESPTGTITGYVTDAKTGQPLVGVTVLINELKNVGAATDEDGRFKIWAPVGSYSLRASLIGYQAVIKTDIIVTTGGETHVAIKMSETALELNQVTVTPDYFDKAASENPMSTVSLGSEEIRRSPGSDMDYQRILQAMPGVSFSTDQTNELLVRGGAPDENLTVFDHMEIQSTNHYPNEYNSGGPINMVNVDLIQDVQFSTGGFISKYGDKSSSVINITTREGTRDKLLTGNANLSMAGYGTVLEGSINGGQGSWILSARNSFLDLIAGAVGLTAVPRYYDLQSKVVYDLSETHKLSFSGIYGNDRIDIAGEPQITDLALAGSSDSVDVYNVNVRQHQYAAGLTLNSKWSEKFVSIITISKNDYNNDNLVTSDFTQRRYGTDGKVFATNILTSRKIYGDNNDEGETTLNAEFILNANKVNELNFGGAAKFIYFRAIESADGDTARYNFGAFDTTVVVPAANINYDFRFPQYYKAYGYFNDRISLFDERLVFNIGVRYDYFSYSGNGNMSPRFSASYSIVPNVTTVNLAVGKYYQTPPLPDFGDRYQSGVNRYLSCSLADHYVLGIEDILAEGLKFDIEGYYKKYSGLPTSEDFIHFSDQTFRSEQIVNVGREDVYGIDLLVQQKLVQDIYGTICFSRMFSKYYDPRLGMEGKTFPSWYDTPYVLTVIAGKRFANLRSDLDAMPFYIKYPSYVLPFSNDMEMSARWRYSSGMPYTPQIYVASEQHREGGITWTRGWWEATNDINSARYPDYHRLDLELSSRFNFRTWNLVILFSVQNIYNRKNIAYYQYNSDGSRENVYQFALLPVVGIEAEF is encoded by the coding sequence ATGACAAAGAATTTGACAACAGCATTGTCCGTGTTCTTCCTTTTTGCTGCAAATGCTTTTTCACAGACTCAGCAGGCAGAATCGCCGACCGGCACAATTACGGGTTACGTTACCGATGCAAAGACCGGCCAGCCATTGGTTGGCGTGACGGTGCTGATAAATGAACTAAAAAATGTCGGGGCAGCAACCGACGAAGACGGCCGATTCAAGATATGGGCGCCCGTCGGGAGCTATTCGCTGAGAGCGAGCCTTATCGGTTATCAGGCGGTGATAAAAACCGATATCATCGTCACCACGGGCGGTGAAACTCATGTCGCAATCAAAATGTCCGAAACCGCACTGGAACTCAATCAGGTAACCGTTACTCCCGATTATTTCGATAAGGCCGCGAGTGAGAATCCTATGAGCACGGTCTCTCTCGGGTCGGAAGAAATCAGGAGATCGCCCGGCTCAGATATGGATTACCAAAGAATACTTCAAGCAATGCCTGGCGTATCCTTTTCGACCGATCAAACAAACGAACTATTGGTCAGGGGCGGCGCACCCGACGAGAACCTTACGGTCTTCGACCATATGGAGATTCAGTCGACAAACCATTATCCGAATGAATACAACTCCGGCGGACCGATAAACATGGTCAACGTCGATCTGATCCAGGATGTGCAATTTTCAACCGGTGGTTTCATTTCCAAATATGGAGACAAATCATCGTCGGTCATAAACATCACGACAAGGGAAGGGACTCGCGATAAACTTCTTACCGGAAATGCAAACCTGTCTATGGCTGGATATGGAACGGTCCTTGAGGGAAGCATAAACGGAGGCCAAGGGTCGTGGATCCTTTCGGCGAGGAACAGTTTCCTGGATCTGATCGCCGGCGCGGTCGGGCTCACGGCAGTTCCGAGATATTACGACCTGCAGTCAAAAGTAGTGTACGATCTTTCGGAGACTCACAAACTTTCTTTCTCCGGTATCTATGGCAACGACAGGATAGATATTGCGGGCGAGCCGCAAATCACTGATCTCGCGCTTGCCGGGAGCAGCGACTCCGTCGACGTATATAACGTCAACGTAAGGCAGCACCAGTATGCGGCGGGTTTGACGCTCAACAGCAAGTGGTCCGAGAAATTTGTTTCGATCATTACAATCTCAAAAAACGATTATAACAATGATAATTTGGTGACTTCCGATTTTACGCAAAGAAGATACGGCACCGACGGAAAGGTATTTGCCACGAACATTTTGACCAGCAGGAAAATATACGGCGACAACAATGATGAGGGCGAAACGACTCTGAATGCAGAATTTATTTTGAATGCGAACAAAGTAAACGAGCTTAATTTCGGCGGTGCGGCGAAATTCATTTACTTCAGGGCGATCGAGTCAGCAGATGGGGATACGGCAAGGTACAACTTCGGCGCCTTCGATACCACGGTTGTGGTCCCGGCTGCGAATATAAACTATGATTTTCGCTTTCCACAATATTACAAAGCGTACGGATATTTTAATGACAGGATAAGTCTGTTTGACGAGCGGCTCGTTTTCAATATAGGAGTGAGGTATGACTATTTTTCATACAGCGGGAACGGAAATATGAGTCCGCGCTTCTCCGCGTCCTACTCGATCGTTCCGAACGTCACTACTGTTAACCTGGCCGTGGGAAAATATTATCAGACGCCTCCGCTTCCTGATTTTGGCGACAGGTATCAATCAGGTGTGAACCGCTATCTCTCATGCAGCCTGGCGGACCATTACGTTCTGGGCATCGAGGACATATTAGCCGAGGGGCTGAAATTCGACATTGAAGGTTATTACAAGAAATATTCCGGATTACCAACCTCGGAAGATTTTATACATTTCAGCGATCAAACATTCAGATCGGAACAAATTGTGAACGTCGGCAGAGAAGACGTTTACGGCATCGACCTCCTTGTTCAACAGAAGCTGGTACAAGATATCTACGGCACGATATGTTTTTCGAGAATGTTTTCCAAATATTATGATCCGCGGTTAGGCATGGAAGGGAAGACTTTTCCGTCGTGGTATGACACTCCATACGTCCTTACCGTTATCGCAGGGAAAAGGTTTGCAAACTTGCGATCGGATTTGGATGCGATGCCTTTCTACATCAAATACCCGAGTTATGTCCTTCCATTTTCCAACGACATGGAGATGAGTGCCCGATGGCGGTATTCGAGCGGGATGCCTTATACTCCGCAGATCTATGTCGCTTCCGAGCAGCATAGAGAAGGCGGAATCACCTGGACCAGGGGATGGTGGGAGGCAACGAACGACATAAACTCCGCAAGATATCCCGATTACCACCGGCTTGACTTAGAGCTTTCGAGCAGGTTTAATTTTCGCACCTGGAATCTCGTCATTCTATTCTCCGTGCAGAATATCTATAACAGGAAGAACATTGCCTACTACCAATACAACTCTGACGGCTCAAGAGAAAACGTATACCAGTTTGCTTTGCTTCCTGTGGTTGGGATAGAAGCGGAATTCTAA
- a CDS encoding agmatine deiminase family protein, translating into MPIQNLNIYPSQLAYRLPAEWEKHEATWLGWPHNKSDWPGKFAPVPWVYAEIVKRISRGEKARVIVECKDHEKQALDVLRSANVDLTNVEIFTFKTNRGWTRDSGPLFVKNEDGIAQVNFKFNGWAKYHDYKKDQKLSGFISKKFGLTNFIPEYDGAHVVLEGGAIDTNGLGTLVTTEECLLNEKVQARNPGFTKTDYEEVFKNYLGIVNVLWLGKGIAGDDTHGHVDDLCRFVNANTLLLVREENTSDDNFGDLQENKERLQDFKLEDGSKPEIIFLPMPDPVIFKGQRLPASYANFYISNAAVLVPTFDDPHDKEALGIIGELISDRPVIGIHALDLAWGLGTLHCLTHEHPAV; encoded by the coding sequence ATGCCAATACAGAACCTGAACATTTATCCGTCCCAGCTCGCTTATCGCCTTCCCGCAGAATGGGAAAAACACGAGGCGACGTGGCTCGGATGGCCTCACAATAAATCTGACTGGCCGGGAAAATTTGCGCCGGTACCGTGGGTCTATGCTGAAATCGTAAAAAGAATTTCCCGGGGGGAGAAAGCAAGGGTAATTGTCGAATGTAAAGACCATGAAAAGCAGGCACTAGATGTCTTAAGGTCTGCAAACGTAGATCTGACCAACGTCGAAATTTTCACATTCAAAACGAACCGTGGGTGGACACGTGATTCAGGACCGCTGTTTGTGAAAAATGAGGATGGGATTGCTCAAGTCAATTTCAAGTTCAATGGCTGGGCTAAGTACCATGATTATAAAAAAGACCAAAAACTTTCCGGATTTATTTCAAAGAAGTTCGGTTTGACAAATTTCATCCCGGAATATGATGGAGCACACGTGGTACTCGAAGGAGGGGCAATCGATACGAACGGTCTCGGAACACTTGTTACGACAGAAGAGTGTTTGCTGAACGAGAAGGTTCAAGCGAGAAATCCCGGTTTTACTAAAACGGATTATGAAGAAGTTTTCAAAAATTATCTTGGAATTGTGAATGTCCTCTGGCTCGGGAAAGGAATCGCGGGCGACGACACTCACGGACATGTTGACGATCTATGCAGGTTTGTAAACGCAAACACTCTTTTGCTCGTCCGTGAAGAAAATACCAGCGACGACAATTTTGGAGATCTCCAGGAGAATAAAGAGCGACTGCAAGACTTCAAACTCGAAGACGGCTCGAAACCGGAGATTATTTTTCTGCCAATGCCTGATCCGGTAATCTTCAAAGGGCAAAGACTTCCCGCGAGTTATGCGAACTTCTATATATCTAACGCCGCAGTTCTCGTACCGACCTTTGACGATCCGCACGACAAAGAAGCGCTCGGAATTATTGGTGAGTTAATCAGTGATCGGCCCGTCATCGGCATTCACGCGCTCGATCTGGCTTGGGGATTAGGTACGCTTCATTGCTTGACTCACGAACATCCGGCAGTTTGA
- a CDS encoding carbon-nitrogen hydrolase, with product MKQKNKHLKIPKKFTVSLLQMAIGKNPDDNLKKAVSWIEKAAKNGAQVICLPELFRSLYFCQTEDMTNFNLAETIPGSSTETISKVAKKNKVVVIVPVFEKRAIGVYHNSAVIIDADGHIAGVYRKMHIPDDPAFYEKYYFAPGDLGFDSFKTKYGDIGTLICWDQWYPEAARLTALKGASILFYPTAIGWHPHEKAEHGKAQFESWRTIQRGHAIANGIYVAAVNRVGLEKQDEKSAGIEFWGQSFVADPQGVIIAQASADKEEILFAEIRLERIEYIRQNWPFLRDRRIDAYGGIKERFSGS from the coding sequence ATGAAACAAAAGAATAAACATCTTAAGATTCCCAAAAAGTTTACCGTGAGCCTTTTGCAGATGGCGATCGGGAAGAACCCGGATGACAACCTGAAGAAAGCGGTTTCATGGATCGAGAAAGCAGCCAAGAACGGTGCCCAGGTTATTTGCCTGCCTGAATTGTTCAGATCGCTTTACTTTTGTCAGACGGAAGACATGACGAACTTTAACTTGGCGGAAACAATTCCCGGTTCATCCACGGAGACTATTTCGAAAGTCGCAAAGAAGAACAAAGTCGTCGTCATCGTTCCGGTTTTCGAGAAGAGAGCCATCGGTGTCTATCACAACTCCGCCGTGATCATAGACGCTGACGGCCATATCGCGGGCGTTTACAGGAAGATGCATATCCCCGACGACCCTGCGTTTTACGAAAAGTACTATTTCGCTCCGGGCGATTTAGGATTTGATTCTTTCAAAACAAAATATGGAGACATCGGTACCCTCATCTGCTGGGATCAATGGTATCCTGAAGCTGCGCGGCTCACAGCTCTCAAGGGCGCCAGCATCTTGTTTTATCCAACCGCGATCGGCTGGCATCCTCACGAGAAGGCCGAACATGGCAAGGCGCAATTTGAGTCGTGGAGGACCATTCAACGGGGACACGCGATTGCGAACGGAATTTATGTGGCGGCCGTGAATCGAGTCGGGTTGGAAAAACAAGATGAAAAGAGTGCAGGGATAGAATTCTGGGGGCAATCTTTCGTCGCCGATCCTCAAGGTGTGATAATCGCCCAGGCATCGGCCGACAAAGAAGAAATTCTTTTTGCCGAGATTAGATTGGAGAGGATCGAGTACATCAGACAGAACTGGCCGTTCCTGAGAGATAGGAGAATTGATGCTTATGGTGGAATCAAGGAGAGGTTCTCCGGCAGTTAA
- a CDS encoding carboxymuconolactone decarboxylase family protein, which produces MISEYDKAKIERIIRDRKEAHGKFLDNHSKVFRAFLELEKEAFSSGELAKMHKELIAVGISVVINCESCMEWHIHQAMLAGATEQQLMEAIEVGIEMGGGPVTVSSRFALKVLDYYSSTVNK; this is translated from the coding sequence GTGATTAGCGAGTATGACAAAGCAAAGATTGAGAGAATTATCCGGGATCGGAAGGAAGCCCATGGTAAATTTTTAGACAATCATTCGAAAGTTTTTCGGGCTTTCTTGGAGTTGGAAAAGGAGGCATTTTCTTCTGGCGAGCTTGCTAAAATGCACAAGGAGCTTATCGCGGTGGGGATATCCGTCGTTATCAACTGTGAATCGTGTATGGAGTGGCACATTCATCAAGCCATGCTCGCCGGCGCCACGGAACAACAACTTATGGAAGCCATCGAAGTGGGCATAGAAATGGGAGGAGGACCCGTGACGGTTTCATCGCGATTCGCATTGAAGGTCCTCGATTACTATTCTTCCACCGTGAATAAATAA
- the hflX gene encoding GTPase HflX has product MISTNNNQERALVVGVEFKSRASFAENGEHGRVEEFLDELILLADTAGAKVVGKIRQERQSPDPAYFIGKGKAEEIRAICESDDVSLVIFDEDLSGVQIRNLENIIDRRVLDRSGLILDIFALRARTREAKLQVEMAQLKYNMSRLAGQWQHFSKQYGAIGTRGPGEKQIEVDRRVAKKRISVLREKLEAISSQRELRRARRSDVPKFALVGYTNAGKSTLMKALSGAETFAENKLFATLDAFTRKAFLSPSIPCLLVDTVGFIRKLPPDLVASFKSTLEEVAFADYIIHVVDISAPTFREQIDIVKETLSQLGCNTKPAVLVFNKVDRIADFGVVRRVLKEYDGNSVAISAERHINLNQLKDKMLALMSSDIVEKSFRIKPAQSEKLAKILSVAEFVQEDERPGSLHLKVRMRKKDWEKLKREIYA; this is encoded by the coding sequence TTGATTTCGACGAATAATAATCAGGAACGAGCGCTTGTCGTCGGGGTTGAGTTTAAGTCAAGGGCCTCATTTGCAGAGAACGGCGAGCATGGGCGGGTTGAAGAATTTCTCGATGAGCTGATTCTTCTGGCGGACACAGCCGGCGCTAAAGTTGTGGGGAAAATCCGTCAGGAAAGACAGTCCCCGGACCCGGCATACTTTATCGGAAAAGGGAAGGCGGAAGAGATAAGGGCTATTTGCGAAAGCGATGATGTAAGCCTTGTCATTTTTGACGAGGATCTCTCGGGAGTTCAAATCAGAAATTTAGAGAACATAATTGATAGACGGGTTCTGGATCGAAGCGGACTTATCTTAGATATTTTCGCTTTGCGTGCGAGAACACGTGAAGCCAAATTGCAGGTCGAGATGGCACAACTTAAATACAACATGTCACGGCTTGCAGGACAATGGCAGCATTTCTCCAAACAGTACGGCGCCATCGGCACAAGAGGGCCCGGCGAGAAACAGATCGAAGTTGACAGGCGCGTGGCGAAGAAACGGATCTCAGTTTTGCGCGAGAAGTTGGAGGCTATCTCAAGCCAGCGAGAGCTGCGCCGTGCCCGGCGGAGTGATGTCCCAAAGTTTGCACTTGTCGGTTACACTAACGCAGGGAAATCCACTCTGATGAAGGCGCTTAGCGGCGCCGAGACATTTGCGGAGAACAAACTTTTCGCGACACTCGACGCATTCACGCGCAAGGCTTTTCTTTCTCCATCGATTCCGTGTCTTCTCGTCGACACGGTCGGATTTATTCGCAAGCTTCCTCCCGATTTAGTCGCATCGTTCAAATCGACGCTTGAAGAAGTTGCTTTTGCCGATTACATCATACACGTTGTCGATATTTCCGCCCCGACTTTCCGCGAGCAGATCGACATTGTCAAAGAGACTCTCTCCCAGCTCGGATGCAATACAAAACCGGCCGTGTTAGTGTTCAACAAGGTGGATCGTATTGCAGATTTTGGCGTCGTCAGGAGAGTCCTGAAGGAATATGACGGAAATTCTGTCGCGATCTCCGCGGAGCGGCACATAAACCTTAACCAGCTGAAAGATAAGATGCTCGCCTTGATGAGTTCGGATATTGTCGAGAAATCGTTTCGCATAAAACCTGCTCAGTCGGAAAAGCTGGCGAAAATATTGTCGGTAGCAGAATTCGTCCAGGAGGACGAGCGCCCCGGCAGTCTCCATTTGAAGGTGCGTATGAGAAAAAAAGATTGGGAAAAACTCAAGCGCGAAATTTATGCGTGA